A single Crateriforma conspicua DNA region contains:
- a CDS encoding glycoside hydrolase family 172 protein, whose protein sequence is MKLTSSGDRSVNRSVLLTAMILLLAGSSVLGISSVCDAADDSISQQVDPNSPNQTSSKHRSADSVVTIQTLLKDMVDRDGIARFPAKNFRLRQHSSYNRDSKTPDDPKGWFANGDFNRPPNGKNFIRTEVINGKKEWVLMDHDGPGAIVRTWMPWQNQKNGGTDLVMRIYLDGESEPALEGNMLGMFDGTGVIPYPFAHPSLRSAVNFFPIPYAKSCKVTVSQMPFFYQFTFREYDEGTTVETFTLDDFRAAENVINDVGNALLHPNATGTTDRQRFRVKMAGSETMAYDLPPGTAAVRELSVKLADYDDAMITRNVVLKMDFDGKETVWCPIGEFFGTGIGLNPFQGWYRTVAKDGTMTCRWVMPYQTHGTVSLINLGSDDVVADLEFKTGRWNWDERSMYFHANWRGQCPVPTRPFSDWNYVTLKGRGVYVGDTLTVMNPVERWWGEGDEKIFVDGEAFPSIFGTGTEDYYGYSWGGRSTDFYEHPFHAQPFSHRYNKQNRKPNTDERNTLGYSTETRTRVLDTMPFSESLQLDMEVWSWSECDMGYAAGTYWYGFSGTTSNRQPAPDDATQRWVVPPRPPSSESTSSSDATQYFENAIECESLSAVANREGVKLIRDQNLGRYGKHQWSGGRHLFVRDTEAGDFVDLKVAVPSERPFELRIHATTSFDYGILDFSVDGQTVGKSLDTYSAKVGVTGPVTLGRFTSNDKEITIRIEVAGSNPNAKVPGTFFGLDCLIIEPVTP, encoded by the coding sequence TTGAAGTTGACTTCGTCTGGCGATCGCAGCGTCAACCGCAGTGTTCTTCTGACGGCGATGATTCTGCTTCTCGCTGGTTCCAGCGTCCTGGGAATCTCCTCGGTCTGTGATGCAGCAGACGATTCAATTTCCCAACAGGTCGACCCGAATAGCCCCAACCAGACTTCAAGCAAACACCGGTCTGCTGATTCGGTCGTGACGATCCAGACCCTGCTAAAAGACATGGTCGATCGCGATGGGATCGCACGGTTTCCCGCCAAGAATTTTCGGCTTCGACAACACAGCAGTTACAACCGAGATTCCAAAACCCCCGACGATCCCAAAGGTTGGTTCGCCAATGGCGATTTCAATCGCCCTCCCAATGGCAAGAATTTCATTCGCACCGAAGTGATCAATGGTAAGAAGGAATGGGTGCTGATGGATCACGACGGCCCCGGTGCGATCGTGCGGACTTGGATGCCATGGCAGAATCAGAAAAACGGTGGCACCGACCTGGTCATGCGGATCTACTTGGATGGTGAATCCGAACCAGCGTTGGAAGGCAACATGCTGGGCATGTTCGATGGCACCGGTGTGATCCCGTATCCGTTCGCGCACCCATCCTTGCGTTCGGCGGTGAATTTCTTCCCGATACCTTACGCCAAGTCTTGCAAGGTCACGGTGTCACAGATGCCGTTCTTCTATCAATTCACCTTTCGCGAATATGATGAGGGCACCACCGTCGAAACATTCACGCTGGACGATTTCCGGGCCGCAGAAAACGTCATCAATGATGTCGGTAATGCTCTATTGCATCCGAATGCCACAGGAACAACGGACCGCCAGCGTTTTCGAGTGAAAATGGCTGGCAGCGAAACGATGGCGTACGACTTGCCACCGGGAACCGCCGCCGTGCGTGAGCTTTCCGTCAAGCTGGCCGACTATGACGACGCTATGATCACACGCAATGTCGTGTTGAAAATGGACTTTGATGGGAAGGAAACCGTCTGGTGTCCGATCGGTGAGTTTTTCGGGACCGGCATCGGCTTGAACCCATTCCAAGGTTGGTACCGCACCGTCGCCAAAGACGGGACGATGACGTGTCGTTGGGTGATGCCCTATCAAACCCATGGAACCGTTTCCCTGATCAATCTTGGCAGCGACGATGTGGTCGCCGATCTGGAGTTCAAAACAGGGCGTTGGAACTGGGATGAACGGTCCATGTATTTTCATGCCAATTGGCGGGGCCAGTGTCCGGTTCCCACCCGGCCCTTTTCCGATTGGAACTATGTCACGTTGAAAGGCCGTGGCGTTTACGTCGGTGATACGCTGACGGTGATGAATCCAGTCGAACGATGGTGGGGCGAGGGTGATGAGAAGATCTTCGTCGACGGCGAAGCCTTTCCGTCGATCTTCGGAACCGGAACCGAGGACTACTACGGATATTCATGGGGCGGTCGCAGCACCGATTTCTACGAACATCCATTCCACGCACAACCGTTCAGCCACCGGTACAACAAACAGAACCGAAAGCCCAACACGGACGAAAGAAACACGCTGGGCTATAGCACGGAGACTCGCACACGCGTTTTGGACACGATGCCGTTTTCCGAATCGCTTCAGTTGGACATGGAAGTCTGGAGCTGGTCCGAATGTGACATGGGATACGCGGCCGGAACCTACTGGTATGGCTTTTCCGGCACGACCAGCAACCGTCAACCCGCTCCGGATGACGCCACCCAGCGTTGGGTGGTGCCGCCACGCCCGCCTTCGTCCGAATCAACTTCTTCATCCGACGCGACGCAATATTTTGAGAATGCGATCGAATGCGAAAGCCTTTCGGCGGTCGCCAATCGTGAGGGAGTGAAGCTCATTCGCGACCAAAACTTGGGTCGCTATGGAAAGCACCAATGGAGCGGTGGCCGGCACTTGTTTGTCCGCGACACCGAGGCCGGAGACTTTGTCGATTTGAAAGTCGCCGTCCCATCCGAACGCCCGTTCGAACTTCGGATTCACGCGACCACCAGCTTTGATTACGGCATTCTAGATTTCAGCGTCGACGGACAAACCGTCGGAAAATCCCTTGACACCTATTCGGCGAAGGTTGGCGTTACCGGCCCCGTCACTCTTGGCCGTTTCACTTCGAACGATAAAGAAATCACCATTCGCATCGAAGTGGCCGGATCCAACCCGAATGCCAAGGTCCCCGGTACCTTCTTTGGCCTGGATTGCCTGATCATTGAACCCGTCACACCATGA
- a CDS encoding sulfatase family protein codes for MPTHLRFITLLVPCVLGFLPLSHADAADAPPNVILIFADDLGYGDLGCYGATKVQTPNIDKLAAEGRRFTDAHSVSAVCTPSRYALLTGQYPVRANNGQGVWGPAPITSPLIVDTEKTTIADVFKTRGYETAVLGKWHLGFKSGTNDWQPPLRPGPQDLGFDYYFGMPVVNSAPPYVYVENDRIVGSDPDDPLVYVGRNAKNATPITPIPPEAAQRSANAFTGAIEAHKLFNDYDLGTKFAEKSVKWIEQNKNHPFFLYLATTNIHHPFTPAKRFQGTSQCGLYGDSIHELDWMVGRVLQCLDENQLTDNTLVIFTSDNGGMFNFGGQAAFKAGHRQNGELLGFKFGVWEGGHRVPMIVRWPGKVKAGTTSDQLIGHVDMLATFAALTGQSLTKEQQADSLNMLPAWIDQPAEPIREQLVLAPHKGTHLSLRKGKWKYIPAKGSGGFGGRKPSDHAFAGPPAVTFVGSVNSDIEDGKIRKDAPPAQLYDLEFDVRETQNLYQDYPQVVEQMSEILKDYAPAKPTPSRQGRQKPKGSPAKMIPATPSDRSASFDFESGKLQPWRIVKGSFGHIIGNRAKFFHNGRDYNKQGQYYLSTLETSADAEKGDDKQTGVIVSPLFVPQGDTMTFRIGGGGGPKTYVALCTADGEEVSRAHGINDQTMQNAAFDLRPFGGKQMFLKIVDRSTTGWGHVTADNFQMDAQILNQYPE; via the coding sequence GTGCCAACCCATCTCCGGTTCATCACTCTGCTTGTTCCATGCGTCCTTGGGTTTTTGCCACTGTCTCATGCCGATGCTGCAGACGCCCCACCCAATGTGATTTTGATTTTCGCCGATGACCTGGGTTATGGTGACCTGGGTTGCTACGGTGCGACAAAGGTCCAAACGCCGAACATCGACAAACTGGCGGCCGAAGGTCGGCGTTTCACCGATGCCCATTCGGTATCCGCCGTCTGTACGCCGTCTCGCTATGCGCTACTGACGGGCCAATACCCGGTTCGTGCCAACAATGGCCAGGGTGTGTGGGGCCCCGCACCGATCACTTCGCCATTGATTGTCGACACCGAAAAGACCACGATCGCCGACGTCTTCAAGACCCGCGGATACGAAACCGCCGTCTTGGGAAAATGGCATTTGGGTTTCAAATCAGGGACCAACGACTGGCAACCGCCCTTGCGCCCGGGGCCGCAAGACCTGGGATTCGATTACTACTTTGGCATGCCGGTCGTCAACAGCGCACCGCCCTATGTCTATGTCGAAAACGATCGCATTGTCGGCAGTGATCCCGACGACCCGCTGGTTTATGTCGGACGCAACGCGAAGAACGCCACACCGATCACGCCCATTCCACCGGAAGCCGCCCAGCGTAGCGCCAACGCTTTCACCGGAGCCATCGAAGCACACAAGCTGTTCAACGACTATGACCTGGGCACCAAGTTTGCCGAAAAATCGGTCAAGTGGATTGAGCAGAACAAAAACCATCCGTTCTTTCTATATTTGGCAACCACCAACATCCATCACCCATTCACTCCGGCAAAGCGGTTTCAAGGTACCAGCCAGTGCGGATTGTACGGTGATTCGATTCACGAACTGGACTGGATGGTCGGTCGGGTTTTGCAGTGCCTGGATGAAAACCAGTTGACCGATAACACCCTGGTGATTTTCACCAGTGACAACGGCGGTATGTTCAACTTCGGCGGCCAGGCCGCCTTCAAAGCAGGGCACCGTCAGAACGGCGAATTGCTTGGCTTCAAATTCGGCGTCTGGGAAGGTGGCCACCGTGTGCCGATGATCGTTCGTTGGCCTGGCAAAGTGAAAGCCGGCACGACGTCGGACCAATTGATCGGCCATGTCGACATGCTGGCGACTTTCGCGGCACTGACGGGCCAATCACTGACCAAGGAACAACAGGCCGACAGCTTGAACATGCTGCCGGCATGGATCGACCAACCCGCCGAACCGATCCGCGAACAACTGGTCTTGGCACCCCACAAAGGTACCCACCTGTCGCTACGCAAAGGCAAGTGGAAATACATTCCCGCCAAAGGCAGCGGCGGATTCGGGGGGCGAAAGCCCAGCGACCACGCGTTCGCCGGTCCGCCAGCGGTCACCTTTGTCGGTTCGGTCAACAGCGATATCGAAGACGGAAAGATCCGCAAGGATGCGCCGCCCGCACAGCTTTACGATCTGGAGTTTGATGTTCGGGAAACCCAGAACCTGTATCAGGATTATCCGCAAGTTGTCGAACAGATGAGCGAAATTCTGAAGGACTACGCTCCTGCCAAACCGACGCCGTCACGACAAGGCAGGCAAAAGCCAAAGGGATCGCCAGCGAAAATGATTCCCGCCACCCCCAGTGATCGCAGTGCGTCGTTCGATTTTGAATCTGGCAAGCTGCAGCCTTGGCGAATCGTGAAAGGTAGCTTTGGCCACATCATCGGAAATCGTGCGAAGTTTTTTCACAACGGTCGTGATTACAACAAGCAGGGTCAGTATTACCTTTCGACATTGGAAACGTCTGCCGACGCCGAAAAGGGCGACGACAAGCAAACCGGCGTGATCGTGTCACCATTGTTTGTCCCCCAAGGCGACACCATGACCTTTCGCATCGGTGGCGGCGGAGGCCCGAAGACTTACGTCGCACTGTGCACCGCCGATGGCGAAGAAGTCAGCCGGGCTCATGGCATCAACGATCAAACCATGCAGAACGCAGCCTTCGATCTTCGGCCGTTCGGGGGCAAACAGATGTTCTTGAAGATTGTCGACCGTTCGACGACCGGATGGGGCCACGTGACCGCTGACAACTTCCAAATGGATGCCCAGATCTTGAATCAGTATCCCGAATAG
- a CDS encoding sulfatase family protein: MSVRADATTQPNFVVIFTDDQGYQDVGCFGSPDIRTPRLDAMASQGMKFTSFYAQPICGPSRAALMTGCYPMRVAERGNTKQVHPILHQDEITVAEVLKTQGYATACFGKWDLAKHSQTDFFLDLFPTRQGFDYFYGTPTSNDRFANLYRNENLIEPKTDMATLTRRYTDEAIGFMERHRDEPFFVYLPHTMPHTRLAASDDFKGSSPRGLYGDVIEEIDFNVGRILDTVESLKLDDRTYVLFTSDNGPWLNKNKNFSDGHLPKDYGGSAGPLRSGKVSVFEGGVRVPAILWGPGRVPAGTTCESIATTMDVLPTFAALSGAEVPSDRVIDGKDIRHLFHGDFSAADPDRAYFYYLRIHLQAVRQGKWKLHLPRAKEPIGAAPFGRNTHIAPADRVGFAQPFLVDLENDLGETTDVSDQNPQVVRRLVALADAMRKDLGDFDRVGDKMRFFDLTGPRPTRPPVPAPRKPAAKQSKHLSTDKAK; the protein is encoded by the coding sequence ATGTCCGTCCGTGCCGACGCCACGACCCAGCCCAATTTCGTGGTCATCTTCACCGATGACCAGGGATATCAGGATGTCGGCTGTTTCGGGTCGCCCGACATACGCACGCCACGTCTGGATGCGATGGCGTCGCAGGGGATGAAGTTCACCAGTTTCTATGCGCAACCGATTTGCGGTCCGTCGCGGGCCGCTTTGATGACCGGTTGTTATCCAATGCGAGTCGCCGAACGAGGCAATACCAAGCAAGTTCACCCGATTCTGCATCAGGATGAAATCACCGTCGCCGAAGTCTTGAAAACACAAGGCTATGCCACCGCATGCTTTGGAAAATGGGACTTGGCCAAGCATTCGCAAACGGATTTCTTTTTGGATCTGTTTCCGACGCGTCAGGGGTTCGACTATTTCTATGGCACCCCCACCAGCAACGACCGCTTTGCCAATCTGTACCGCAACGAAAATCTGATCGAACCCAAAACCGACATGGCGACGCTGACGCGGCGTTACACCGACGAGGCGATCGGGTTCATGGAGCGTCACCGTGACGAACCATTTTTCGTCTATCTGCCTCACACCATGCCGCACACTCGCCTTGCGGCATCGGACGACTTCAAAGGATCCAGTCCGCGTGGTTTGTATGGTGATGTGATCGAAGAGATCGATTTCAATGTGGGGCGAATCCTTGATACGGTTGAATCGCTGAAACTCGACGATCGCACCTATGTGTTGTTCACCAGCGACAACGGCCCTTGGCTGAACAAAAACAAGAACTTTTCCGATGGGCATTTACCAAAAGATTATGGTGGTTCGGCCGGACCACTTCGCAGCGGCAAAGTGTCCGTCTTCGAAGGCGGCGTGCGGGTTCCCGCCATCCTTTGGGGACCGGGTCGCGTGCCTGCCGGAACCACGTGCGAATCGATTGCAACCACCATGGATGTGCTGCCGACCTTTGCCGCATTGTCCGGCGCGGAGGTTCCCTCGGACCGAGTGATCGACGGCAAAGATATTCGCCATCTATTCCACGGTGACTTTTCCGCGGCCGATCCCGATCGGGCGTACTTTTACTACTTGCGCATTCATTTACAGGCGGTCCGCCAAGGCAAATGGAAACTTCACTTGCCGCGGGCAAAGGAACCGATCGGCGCCGCCCCGTTCGGTCGCAACACGCACATCGCGCCGGCGGATCGCGTTGGCTTTGCACAGCCCTTCCTGGTCGACCTGGAAAACGATCTTGGTGAAACCACCGATGTTTCCGACCAGAATCCCCAAGTCGTCCGGCGGCTGGTCGCCCTTGCCGACGCCATGCGAAAGGACTTGGGTGACTTCGACCGTGTCGGGGACAAGATGCGATTCTTTGATCTGACGGGTCCACGTCCAACACGACCTCCGGTTCCCGCCCCGCGCAAACCCGCTGCAAAACAATCGAAGCATCTATCCACTGACAAGGCAAAATAG
- a CDS encoding sulfatase-like hydrolase/transferase: MRYDRLQRVTNIIAIIAIMLGSALAIQQTPADEPPPNILLIYVDDLGYNDLECYDAQDPGIKTPNINRLAADGIRFTNYLSACSVCSPSRGAVLTGRYPQRNGLPVCPNDRPDYPDWYQYVGLPQSEITIAELLKPIGYATAAFGKWHLGDADQFAPRQQGFDRYVGRKHNFHVGKVGTWFENETPQDEIMFREAHQRLTDATIEFMQRQHAAEKPFFVYLAHYLVHGPWSPNQEFCTKQEWASVQKSKGRMNPTALPAMVRELDHHIGCVLDQLSALDIEDDTLVIFASDNGPWLPAGSAYPLSGWKYTTMEGGHRVPAIIRWPKTITAGQVCDEMVSALDVMPTIAAATGATLPSDRTYDGYSLLPLLTGQTDQSPREEFLYYNGLTLEAARLGPWKLHLPRTADQRVYWARHPRKTYLNLDHPVLNHLPDDLSETKDVAARYPDQTSRLQSLADEARQDLGDWNRDGTDRADFAYPGDLNEGMKKSRKQAF, translated from the coding sequence ATGCGATACGACAGGTTGCAACGCGTGACAAACATCATTGCAATCATCGCCATCATGCTGGGGTCAGCGCTCGCAATTCAGCAAACACCAGCGGACGAACCGCCGCCCAACATTCTGCTGATCTATGTGGACGACCTGGGCTATAACGACCTGGAATGCTACGACGCGCAAGATCCGGGAATCAAAACGCCGAACATCAACCGTTTGGCGGCCGACGGAATTCGTTTCACCAATTACCTTTCCGCTTGCAGCGTTTGTTCGCCAAGTCGCGGTGCCGTTTTGACCGGACGTTATCCCCAAAGAAACGGTTTACCGGTGTGCCCCAACGACCGTCCGGATTACCCCGACTGGTACCAGTATGTGGGTCTGCCACAAAGTGAAATCACCATTGCCGAACTGTTGAAACCCATCGGCTACGCAACGGCGGCGTTTGGGAAATGGCATTTGGGTGACGCGGATCAATTTGCGCCGCGACAACAGGGCTTTGATCGCTACGTCGGTCGCAAACACAATTTCCATGTGGGCAAGGTCGGCACCTGGTTTGAAAACGAAACCCCGCAAGATGAAATCATGTTTCGCGAAGCCCACCAGCGGCTAACCGACGCGACGATTGAATTCATGCAACGCCAACATGCGGCCGAGAAACCGTTCTTTGTTTACCTGGCACACTACCTGGTCCATGGGCCTTGGTCACCGAACCAAGAATTCTGCACGAAACAAGAATGGGCATCGGTTCAAAAGTCGAAAGGCCGCATGAACCCGACGGCGTTGCCCGCCATGGTGCGTGAACTGGACCATCATATCGGATGCGTGCTTGACCAGTTGTCGGCATTGGACATCGAAGATGACACGCTTGTGATTTTCGCATCCGACAATGGACCTTGGCTGCCCGCCGGATCGGCCTACCCATTGTCCGGATGGAAATACACGACAATGGAAGGCGGACACCGTGTCCCTGCGATCATCCGTTGGCCCAAGACGATCACCGCCGGACAGGTCTGCGATGAAATGGTCAGTGCTTTGGATGTCATGCCAACGATCGCGGCGGCGACCGGCGCTACGTTGCCGAGCGATCGCACCTATGACGGATACAGTCTGTTGCCACTGCTAACGGGACAGACCGACCAAAGCCCCAGAGAAGAATTCCTCTACTACAACGGTTTGACCTTAGAAGCCGCTCGACTCGGACCTTGGAAACTGCATTTACCACGCACCGCTGACCAGCGTGTCTATTGGGCTCGTCATCCAAGAAAGACCTATTTGAATTTGGACCATCCGGTGCTGAATCATCTGCCCGATGATCTGTCGGAAACCAAGGACGTGGCAGCAAGGTATCCGGACCAAACCAGCAGGCTGCAGTCATTGGCTGACGAAGCCCGGCAAGATCTTGGGGACTGGAATCGCGACGGTACGGACCGCGCCGACTTTGCCTATCCCGGCGACCTGAACGAGGGAATGAAAAAGTCCCGAAAGCAAGCGTTCTGA
- a CDS encoding GH116 family glycosyl-hydrolase — protein MNTEANPHDTNRCDDLESCCSSACGCGPSIERRSFLTTLGASGGAAVLPAGRNAMAGPFNEADVSDNGHASGHLIPADKRLTPQWLASLTRRDQPEVYTGSQLKYIGMPIGGIGCGQIYLGGDGRLWLWDIFKCNYTRERGHGQRIAAFTLGGHYAHPVPAGETYTDRNGADVSQGFLIRATADGKSDTRTLDQIGFPDVNFRGEYPIGKVGYSDRGFPARIDLDAFSPFIPLNSKDSALPATVMSFTVTNTSQSPITIDLGGWMQNATCPYTTASGQGQRTNRCVQADGRVEILSSIKGAGVETKHGFGSMALTVLHDRKTDDSVSIGAATSLTDPDSPDGLWEQINWRQVDTVEKPLDELLVGGLATTFELASQESRTIDFAITWFFPDYNEKGRGRAQMLGIRDFGTLRRHYAAWFDSADDLANYLTENKSRLLRDTRLWSQTWYDSTLPHWLLDRSFIPIDCIATQTFHWFDNGRPYGWEGVDCCPGTCTHVWHYAQALARIFPDIERAFREKVDYQEGIGFHSDTGIIGHRAENHHTPAIDGQAGTILRAYREHQIAADNEFLKRIWPNVKKSIQYLIDQDGDANGLLEGKQPHTLDASWYGPIAWLSGMYLAALAAGRAMAVEMGDDVFANQCRTIIDRGSKTIVDELFDGEYFIHKPDPNVTALNSNKGCHIDQVLGEAWVRQVGLDRVIPKRETVSALNSLWKYNFAPNAGQYSLDHIQIEKAFRWYAMPGEAGLLMCTWPKGGATQAIPGDGLRTKENPGVYTGPGGYFNECMNGFEYQVAAHMIYEGEPDSQLVQQGLAIAKSVHERYAADKRNPYNEIECSDHYARSMASYGVFLATCGFHYHGPKGHLGFAPRVSPDHFKAAFTTAEGWGTFTQKTNQHTLSASVALRYGTLRLNQLSLQSVAGAPATNATARLNDQDVPVVLETDGSQQVLRFSNGLDINAGQSLDVEVF, from the coding sequence ATGAACACCGAAGCAAACCCTCACGACACCAACCGCTGCGACGACCTTGAATCATGTTGCTCGTCGGCGTGCGGATGTGGACCGTCGATCGAACGTCGAAGCTTCTTAACGACGCTCGGTGCCAGCGGTGGCGCAGCCGTGCTTCCGGCCGGACGCAACGCGATGGCCGGTCCGTTCAACGAAGCGGATGTTTCCGATAATGGGCACGCGTCCGGTCACCTAATTCCCGCCGACAAAAGACTAACGCCACAGTGGCTGGCTTCATTGACCCGGCGCGACCAACCGGAGGTCTATACCGGATCACAACTGAAGTACATCGGTATGCCGATCGGTGGTATCGGGTGTGGACAGATCTACTTGGGTGGTGATGGGCGTTTGTGGCTGTGGGACATCTTCAAGTGCAACTACACCCGCGAACGGGGCCACGGTCAACGGATCGCTGCGTTCACCTTGGGTGGCCATTACGCGCATCCGGTTCCCGCCGGCGAAACATACACCGATCGCAATGGCGCGGATGTCTCGCAAGGCTTCTTGATCCGCGCGACCGCTGATGGCAAGAGCGATACTCGTACGCTGGATCAGATCGGCTTTCCCGACGTGAATTTTCGCGGGGAATACCCGATCGGCAAGGTTGGTTACAGCGACCGCGGTTTTCCAGCCAGGATTGATTTGGACGCGTTCAGTCCCTTCATTCCGCTGAACTCCAAGGACTCTGCGTTGCCCGCGACGGTGATGAGCTTCACGGTTACCAACACATCCCAATCACCGATCACCATTGATTTAGGCGGTTGGATGCAGAACGCGACCTGTCCCTACACCACCGCGTCCGGACAGGGTCAGCGGACCAATCGGTGTGTGCAGGCTGATGGACGAGTCGAAATCCTAAGTTCGATCAAAGGTGCGGGCGTCGAAACCAAGCACGGCTTCGGATCGATGGCCCTGACAGTTTTGCACGACCGGAAAACAGACGACAGTGTTTCGATTGGCGCTGCGACATCCCTGACCGATCCTGACAGCCCCGATGGATTGTGGGAACAAATCAACTGGCGACAAGTGGATACCGTTGAAAAGCCATTGGACGAACTGCTGGTCGGCGGACTGGCAACGACGTTTGAACTAGCGTCACAGGAATCGCGAACGATCGACTTTGCCATCACTTGGTTCTTCCCCGACTACAACGAAAAGGGCCGTGGTCGAGCGCAAATGCTTGGGATTCGTGATTTCGGCACGCTACGCCGCCATTACGCCGCGTGGTTTGATTCGGCCGACGACCTTGCCAACTACTTGACCGAAAACAAATCGCGTTTGTTGCGTGACACACGATTGTGGAGCCAAACTTGGTACGACAGCACACTGCCGCACTGGTTGCTGGATCGTAGTTTCATTCCGATCGACTGCATCGCCACCCAGACATTTCATTGGTTCGACAACGGTCGACCCTACGGTTGGGAAGGCGTCGATTGTTGCCCCGGCACGTGCACCCACGTTTGGCACTACGCACAAGCATTGGCACGAATCTTTCCCGACATCGAACGTGCGTTTCGTGAAAAGGTCGACTATCAGGAAGGCATCGGATTCCATTCCGACACTGGCATCATTGGACATCGTGCTGAAAATCACCACACCCCCGCGATCGACGGCCAAGCCGGAACCATTCTACGTGCGTACCGCGAGCACCAGATCGCAGCCGATAACGAATTCCTGAAGCGAATCTGGCCGAACGTCAAGAAGTCGATCCAATATCTGATTGACCAAGATGGTGACGCAAATGGACTGTTGGAAGGAAAACAGCCTCATACCCTGGACGCATCCTGGTATGGTCCGATCGCGTGGCTAAGCGGCATGTATTTGGCCGCGCTGGCTGCCGGTCGGGCGATGGCCGTGGAAATGGGCGACGATGTTTTTGCCAACCAATGTCGGACGATCATCGACCGTGGATCCAAGACAATCGTCGACGAACTGTTTGACGGCGAATACTTCATTCACAAACCGGACCCAAACGTCACGGCACTGAACTCCAACAAAGGCTGTCATATCGACCAAGTGTTGGGCGAAGCTTGGGTCCGACAAGTCGGTCTGGATCGAGTGATCCCCAAACGGGAAACTGTTTCAGCACTGAACAGCCTTTGGAAATACAATTTCGCACCCAATGCGGGGCAGTACTCACTGGATCACATCCAGATTGAAAAAGCGTTCCGGTGGTATGCAATGCCGGGCGAAGCCGGCTTGCTAATGTGCACTTGGCCCAAAGGCGGTGCGACCCAGGCCATTCCCGGCGACGGTTTGCGGACCAAAGAAAACCCAGGCGTGTACACCGGACCAGGCGGCTACTTCAACGAATGCATGAACGGATTCGAATACCAAGTCGCGGCCCACATGATCTATGAGGGCGAACCCGATAGCCAACTGGTTCAACAGGGCCTGGCCATCGCCAAGTCGGTGCACGAAAGATACGCCGCCGATAAACGCAATCCCTACAACGAAATCGAATGCAGCGATCACTACGCGCGATCGATGGCAAGCTACGGTGTTTTCCTGGCGACGTGTGGCTTTCATTATCATGGTCCCAAAGGTCATCTGGGTTTCGCACCTCGCGTTTCACCCGATCACTTCAAAGCCGCATTCACGACGGCCGAAGGTTGGGGCACGTTCACCCAGAAAACGAATCAGCACACATTGTCCGCGTCGGTTGCGTTACGTTACGGGACGCTGCGTTTGAATCAACTGTCGTTACAGTCCGTTGCTGGTGCGCCAGCCACCAATGCGACCGCGCGGCTGAATGACCAAGACGTTCCGGTGGTTTTGGAAACCGATGGATCACAGCAGGTCCTTCGTTTTTCCAATGGTTTGGACATAAATGCCGGACAATCACTGGACGTGGAAGTGTTCTAA